The Henckelia pumila isolate YLH828 unplaced genomic scaffold, ASM3356847v2 CTG_461:::fragment_3, whole genome shotgun sequence genome window below encodes:
- the LOC140871785 gene encoding uncharacterized protein isoform X2, with product METAPPSSELRLRFSTTQQAATNHTTAAWLVFGLMLGFRRPVRIEELASKCSFLHDTPHYIRFLCSIPNSPLLLTAEGLVTFSNAGFFAITQFFANSDMNSVHFDPPEYVLQSLKVVASNELAKTYCRRRKRMRPEVDNLSVMKRTIFKDFSEEENSDQSDNVMPSSFQNEYSLDGESSRNTMNRSNFSSILTFQEQSKVISTAPMLTNSISEQVVHEIENNGHGNKGMDDSFLHWNCSGCTHPDYEFCDRIPLPLKPLVIEQIMKSMPPPRFSRPQQILGSSNVSQVCKIDATNSLCGALVGSSSQLELDQQITNSRVKREVADACASFTTDFNEKGKGLLLRDSGRCRGHKEILPLCKYESGSKNVAEANHVALLQDKSRTEAHLLCEEDTPNSDEKNAPSSRKNTTSQTMENCKHIGHHAEPQNIKIEKKPIPAKKKLKSTLDQNMNINLRIETVTENREKSFNSSSKLAPQNGIENKPFPKFKSFTIEEEEGSGGYGTVYKAIRKSDGVAFAIKCPHVNANRNHVYNELKMLERFGGKNFVIKFEGSLKNGNSDCLVLEHVEHDRPEVLKKEIDVFQLQWYGYCMFRALAGLHKQGIVHRDVKPGNFLFSRKVNKGYLIDFNLALDLHKKFGSTANSKSGHGVNIDHISLSQTKSLPVKNRNFPNGRFPEVISQNAGKGMKPLLPASNLKRNIGQAKIFTGTCSRNNIKSQGADGSGITSAKDPTSTKTQSAERLREPMPNQGRKELINLVQEALQGGNSESVNAPTSKRKRVAAPPTNLDRKFFYPTPMPFHVSEVVIGGAGLLKNRGERKNKREGPCVGTKGFRAPEVLLRSPHQGPKVDIWSAGVTLIYLMIGRTPFVGDPDQNIKEIAKLRGSEDLWEVAKLHNQESSFSTDLLDAKYMLPVKLLDWCVQNTRRPQFLENIPKSLLDLVDKCLTVNPRLRISAEEALKHEFFASCHVAVRKQKLHRQGATLSSHAPTMSAT from the exons ATGGAGACCGCCCCGCCGAGTTCTGAACTCAGGCTGCGATTCAGCACCACTCAACAAGCCGCCACAAACCACACCACCGCCGCGTGGCTCGTATTCGGTCTTATGCTCGGATTTCGCCGCCCTGTGCGGATCGAAGAACTGGCTTCCAAATGCTCGTTCCTTCATGATACACCTCATTACATACGGTTTCTTTGCTCGATTCCTAATTCTCCTCTTCTTTTGACTGCCGAAGGACTCGTGACCTTCTCTAATGCTGGATTCTTTGCTATCACTCAATTTTTTGCTAATTCGGATATGAATTCAGTACATTTCGATCCACCAGAATACGTTCTTCAGTCGCTGAAAGTTGTCGCTTCAAATGAATTAGCGAAGACCTATTGTAGGagaaggaagagaatgagaCCGGAGGTTGATAATCTCTCTGTGATGAAAAGGACAATATTCAAGGATTTTAGcg AGGAGGAGAATTCGGATCAAAGCGACAATGTGATGCCCAGCAGTTTTCAAAAT GAGTATTCCCTTGATGGAGAATCGAGCAGAAACACAATGAACCGGTCTAATTTCTCTTCAATCTTGACATTCCAGGAACAGTCAAAAGTTATATCCACAGCACCCATGCTGACAAATTCCATTTCGGAACAAGTAGTTCATGAAATTGAAAATAATGGACATGGAAATAAGGGGATGGATGATAGCTTTTTGCACTGGAACTGTTCTGGATGCACACATCCTGACTATGAGTTTTGTGATAGAATCCCGCTTCCACTCAAACCCTTGGTCATAGAACAGATAATGAAATCCATGCCTCCTCCAAGGTTCTCACGTCCACAACAAATTTTGGGCAGTTCAAATGTGAGCCAAGTTTGTAAAATTGATGCCACGAATTCTCTTTGTGGTGCCCTTGTTGGTTCTTCATCTCAGTTGGAATTAGATCAGCAGATAACAAATTCACGAGTAAAAAGAGAGGTTGCTGATGCTTGTGCCTCGTTTACCACGGATTTCAATGAGAAAGGGAAAGGACTATTATTAAGAGATTCTGGTAGATGCAGAGGGCATAAAGAAATTCTGCCACTTTGTAAATATGAATCTGGAAGTAAAAATGTGGCAGAAGCCAATCATGTGGCTCTTCTTCAGGACAAATCGAGAACAGAAGCGCATCTGCTGTGTGAGGAAGACACCCCAAATTCTGATGAAAAGAACGCACCGAGTTCTAGAAAAAATACTACCAGCCAGACCATGGAGAATTGCAAGCATATTGGTCATCATGCAGAGCCACAGAACATTAAAATAGAAAAGAAGCCAATCCCAGCCaagaaaaagttgaaaagcACCCTTGAccaaaatatgaatattaatttgagaattgaaACAGTAACAGAGAACAGGGAAAAGTCTTTCAACTCCTCCAGTAAGCTGGCACCTCAG AATGGTATTGAGAACAAACCATTTCCCAAATTCAAATCCTTTACTATAGAAGAAGAAGAGGGGTCAG GAGGTTATGGCACAGTTTACAAGGCAATAAGAAAATCTGACGGGGTTGCTTTCGCCATCAAAT gtCCTCATGTCAATGCTAATAGAAATCATGTGTACAACGAGTTAAAAATGCTGGAGAGATTTGG GGGAAAAAACTTTGTGATCAAATTCGAAGGTTCATTGAAGAATGGGAATTCAGATTGCCTTGTGTTGGAGCATGTTGAGCATGATAGACCTGAG GTGTTGAAGAAAGAAATAGATGTCTTTCAGCTGCAATGGTATGGCTATTGCATGTTTAGAGCCCTAGCTGGTTTGCACAAGCAA GGCATAGTTCATCGAGATGTTAAACCTGGAAACTTTCTTTTCTCCCGCAAGGTCAATAAAGGCTACCTCATTGATTTCAATCTTGCCTTG GATTTGCACAAAAAATTCGGGTCCACTG CTAATTCAAAGTCAGGGCATGGTGTAAACATCGATCATATTTCTCTTTCCCAAACAAAGTCTCTACCTGTGAAAAATAGGAATTTCCCCAATGGCAGGTTTCCCGAAGTCATCAGCCAGAATGCAGGAAAAGGCATGAAGCCCTTGCTACCAGCCAGCAATCTGAAAAGGAATATTGGCCAAGCAAAAATTTTCACTGGCACTTGCAGTAGGAACAACATCAAAAGCCAGGGTGCAGATGGCTCTGGGATAACTTCCGCAAAGGATCCAACTAGCACAAAAACCCAATCAGCAGAAAGGTTGAGAGAACCCATGCCAAACCAAGGTAGGAAAGAGTTGATAAACCTTGTGCAGGAAGCCTTGCAGGGTGGAAACAGTGAATCAGTAAATGCTCCCACTTCTAAGcgcaaaagagttgctgctccTCCTACAAATTTAGATAGAAAATTCTTTTATCCGACTCCAATGCCTTTCCATGTCTCTGAAGTGGTGATTGGTGGAGCAGGATTATTAAAGAATAGAG GTGAGAGAAAGAACAAACGAGAAGGTCCATGTGTGGGAACTAAAGGTTTTCGGGCTCCAGAG GTGCTGCTCAGATCTCCACATCAAGGTCCTAAAGTAGATATTTGGTCTGCTGGAGTAACTTTAATATACCTGATGATTGGACGAACACCTTTCGTTGGCGACCCTGACCA GAATATAAAAGAGATAGCAAAATTAAGGGGCAGTGAAGATCTCTGGGAAGTAGCCAAGCTACACAACCAGGAGTCATCATTTTCTACG GATTTACTCGACGCAAAATATATGTTGCCCGTAAAGCTTCTAGATTGGTGTGTACAGAATACACGAAGACCACAGTTCCTTGAAAACATACCCAAATCGCTTTTAGATTTGGTGGATAAATGTTTAACAGTTAATCCTCGGTTGAGGATCAGTGCAGAGGAAGCGCTCAAGCACGAGTTTTTTGCCTCATGTCATGTGGCTGTTAGAAAACAAAAACTGCATAGACAAGGCGCGACTCTCAGTTCTCATGCGCCAACAATGTCAGCCACATGA
- the LOC140871785 gene encoding uncharacterized protein isoform X1, with the protein METAPPSSELRLRFSTTQQAATNHTTAAWLVFGLMLGFRRPVRIEELASKCSFLHDTPHYIRFLCSIPNSPLLLTAEGLVTFSNAGFFAITQFFANSDMNSVHFDPPEYVLQSLKVVASNELAKTYCRRRKRMRPEVDNLSVMKRTIFKDFSEEENSDQSDNVMPSSFQNVRFQEYSLDGESSRNTMNRSNFSSILTFQEQSKVISTAPMLTNSISEQVVHEIENNGHGNKGMDDSFLHWNCSGCTHPDYEFCDRIPLPLKPLVIEQIMKSMPPPRFSRPQQILGSSNVSQVCKIDATNSLCGALVGSSSQLELDQQITNSRVKREVADACASFTTDFNEKGKGLLLRDSGRCRGHKEILPLCKYESGSKNVAEANHVALLQDKSRTEAHLLCEEDTPNSDEKNAPSSRKNTTSQTMENCKHIGHHAEPQNIKIEKKPIPAKKKLKSTLDQNMNINLRIETVTENREKSFNSSSKLAPQNGIENKPFPKFKSFTIEEEEGSGGYGTVYKAIRKSDGVAFAIKCPHVNANRNHVYNELKMLERFGGKNFVIKFEGSLKNGNSDCLVLEHVEHDRPEVLKKEIDVFQLQWYGYCMFRALAGLHKQGIVHRDVKPGNFLFSRKVNKGYLIDFNLALDLHKKFGSTANSKSGHGVNIDHISLSQTKSLPVKNRNFPNGRFPEVISQNAGKGMKPLLPASNLKRNIGQAKIFTGTCSRNNIKSQGADGSGITSAKDPTSTKTQSAERLREPMPNQGRKELINLVQEALQGGNSESVNAPTSKRKRVAAPPTNLDRKFFYPTPMPFHVSEVVIGGAGLLKNRGERKNKREGPCVGTKGFRAPEVLLRSPHQGPKVDIWSAGVTLIYLMIGRTPFVGDPDQNIKEIAKLRGSEDLWEVAKLHNQESSFSTDLLDAKYMLPVKLLDWCVQNTRRPQFLENIPKSLLDLVDKCLTVNPRLRISAEEALKHEFFASCHVAVRKQKLHRQGATLSSHAPTMSAT; encoded by the exons ATGGAGACCGCCCCGCCGAGTTCTGAACTCAGGCTGCGATTCAGCACCACTCAACAAGCCGCCACAAACCACACCACCGCCGCGTGGCTCGTATTCGGTCTTATGCTCGGATTTCGCCGCCCTGTGCGGATCGAAGAACTGGCTTCCAAATGCTCGTTCCTTCATGATACACCTCATTACATACGGTTTCTTTGCTCGATTCCTAATTCTCCTCTTCTTTTGACTGCCGAAGGACTCGTGACCTTCTCTAATGCTGGATTCTTTGCTATCACTCAATTTTTTGCTAATTCGGATATGAATTCAGTACATTTCGATCCACCAGAATACGTTCTTCAGTCGCTGAAAGTTGTCGCTTCAAATGAATTAGCGAAGACCTATTGTAGGagaaggaagagaatgagaCCGGAGGTTGATAATCTCTCTGTGATGAAAAGGACAATATTCAAGGATTTTAGcg AGGAGGAGAATTCGGATCAAAGCGACAATGTGATGCCCAGCAGTTTTCAAAATGTTCGTTTTCAA GAGTATTCCCTTGATGGAGAATCGAGCAGAAACACAATGAACCGGTCTAATTTCTCTTCAATCTTGACATTCCAGGAACAGTCAAAAGTTATATCCACAGCACCCATGCTGACAAATTCCATTTCGGAACAAGTAGTTCATGAAATTGAAAATAATGGACATGGAAATAAGGGGATGGATGATAGCTTTTTGCACTGGAACTGTTCTGGATGCACACATCCTGACTATGAGTTTTGTGATAGAATCCCGCTTCCACTCAAACCCTTGGTCATAGAACAGATAATGAAATCCATGCCTCCTCCAAGGTTCTCACGTCCACAACAAATTTTGGGCAGTTCAAATGTGAGCCAAGTTTGTAAAATTGATGCCACGAATTCTCTTTGTGGTGCCCTTGTTGGTTCTTCATCTCAGTTGGAATTAGATCAGCAGATAACAAATTCACGAGTAAAAAGAGAGGTTGCTGATGCTTGTGCCTCGTTTACCACGGATTTCAATGAGAAAGGGAAAGGACTATTATTAAGAGATTCTGGTAGATGCAGAGGGCATAAAGAAATTCTGCCACTTTGTAAATATGAATCTGGAAGTAAAAATGTGGCAGAAGCCAATCATGTGGCTCTTCTTCAGGACAAATCGAGAACAGAAGCGCATCTGCTGTGTGAGGAAGACACCCCAAATTCTGATGAAAAGAACGCACCGAGTTCTAGAAAAAATACTACCAGCCAGACCATGGAGAATTGCAAGCATATTGGTCATCATGCAGAGCCACAGAACATTAAAATAGAAAAGAAGCCAATCCCAGCCaagaaaaagttgaaaagcACCCTTGAccaaaatatgaatattaatttgagaattgaaACAGTAACAGAGAACAGGGAAAAGTCTTTCAACTCCTCCAGTAAGCTGGCACCTCAG AATGGTATTGAGAACAAACCATTTCCCAAATTCAAATCCTTTACTATAGAAGAAGAAGAGGGGTCAG GAGGTTATGGCACAGTTTACAAGGCAATAAGAAAATCTGACGGGGTTGCTTTCGCCATCAAAT gtCCTCATGTCAATGCTAATAGAAATCATGTGTACAACGAGTTAAAAATGCTGGAGAGATTTGG GGGAAAAAACTTTGTGATCAAATTCGAAGGTTCATTGAAGAATGGGAATTCAGATTGCCTTGTGTTGGAGCATGTTGAGCATGATAGACCTGAG GTGTTGAAGAAAGAAATAGATGTCTTTCAGCTGCAATGGTATGGCTATTGCATGTTTAGAGCCCTAGCTGGTTTGCACAAGCAA GGCATAGTTCATCGAGATGTTAAACCTGGAAACTTTCTTTTCTCCCGCAAGGTCAATAAAGGCTACCTCATTGATTTCAATCTTGCCTTG GATTTGCACAAAAAATTCGGGTCCACTG CTAATTCAAAGTCAGGGCATGGTGTAAACATCGATCATATTTCTCTTTCCCAAACAAAGTCTCTACCTGTGAAAAATAGGAATTTCCCCAATGGCAGGTTTCCCGAAGTCATCAGCCAGAATGCAGGAAAAGGCATGAAGCCCTTGCTACCAGCCAGCAATCTGAAAAGGAATATTGGCCAAGCAAAAATTTTCACTGGCACTTGCAGTAGGAACAACATCAAAAGCCAGGGTGCAGATGGCTCTGGGATAACTTCCGCAAAGGATCCAACTAGCACAAAAACCCAATCAGCAGAAAGGTTGAGAGAACCCATGCCAAACCAAGGTAGGAAAGAGTTGATAAACCTTGTGCAGGAAGCCTTGCAGGGTGGAAACAGTGAATCAGTAAATGCTCCCACTTCTAAGcgcaaaagagttgctgctccTCCTACAAATTTAGATAGAAAATTCTTTTATCCGACTCCAATGCCTTTCCATGTCTCTGAAGTGGTGATTGGTGGAGCAGGATTATTAAAGAATAGAG GTGAGAGAAAGAACAAACGAGAAGGTCCATGTGTGGGAACTAAAGGTTTTCGGGCTCCAGAG GTGCTGCTCAGATCTCCACATCAAGGTCCTAAAGTAGATATTTGGTCTGCTGGAGTAACTTTAATATACCTGATGATTGGACGAACACCTTTCGTTGGCGACCCTGACCA GAATATAAAAGAGATAGCAAAATTAAGGGGCAGTGAAGATCTCTGGGAAGTAGCCAAGCTACACAACCAGGAGTCATCATTTTCTACG GATTTACTCGACGCAAAATATATGTTGCCCGTAAAGCTTCTAGATTGGTGTGTACAGAATACACGAAGACCACAGTTCCTTGAAAACATACCCAAATCGCTTTTAGATTTGGTGGATAAATGTTTAACAGTTAATCCTCGGTTGAGGATCAGTGCAGAGGAAGCGCTCAAGCACGAGTTTTTTGCCTCATGTCATGTGGCTGTTAGAAAACAAAAACTGCATAGACAAGGCGCGACTCTCAGTTCTCATGCGCCAACAATGTCAGCCACATGA
- the LOC140871785 gene encoding uncharacterized protein isoform X4: METAPPSSELRLRFSTTQQAATNHTTAAWLVFGLMLGFRRPVRIEELASKCSFLHDTPHYIRFLCSIPNSPLLLTAEGLVTFSNAGFFAITQFFANSDMNSVHFDPPEYVLQSLKVVASNELAKTYCRRRKRMRPEVDNLSVMKRTIFKDFSEEENSDQSDNVMPSSFQNEQSKVISTAPMLTNSISEQVVHEIENNGHGNKGMDDSFLHWNCSGCTHPDYEFCDRIPLPLKPLVIEQIMKSMPPPRFSRPQQILGSSNVSQVCKIDATNSLCGALVGSSSQLELDQQITNSRVKREVADACASFTTDFNEKGKGLLLRDSGRCRGHKEILPLCKYESGSKNVAEANHVALLQDKSRTEAHLLCEEDTPNSDEKNAPSSRKNTTSQTMENCKHIGHHAEPQNIKIEKKPIPAKKKLKSTLDQNMNINLRIETVTENREKSFNSSSKLAPQNGIENKPFPKFKSFTIEEEEGSGGYGTVYKAIRKSDGVAFAIKCPHVNANRNHVYNELKMLERFGGKNFVIKFEGSLKNGNSDCLVLEHVEHDRPEVLKKEIDVFQLQWYGYCMFRALAGLHKQGIVHRDVKPGNFLFSRKVNKGYLIDFNLALDLHKKFGSTANSKSGHGVNIDHISLSQTKSLPVKNRNFPNGRFPEVISQNAGKGMKPLLPASNLKRNIGQAKIFTGTCSRNNIKSQGADGSGITSAKDPTSTKTQSAERLREPMPNQGRKELINLVQEALQGGNSESVNAPTSKRKRVAAPPTNLDRKFFYPTPMPFHVSEVVIGGAGLLKNRGERKNKREGPCVGTKGFRAPEVLLRSPHQGPKVDIWSAGVTLIYLMIGRTPFVGDPDQNIKEIAKLRGSEDLWEVAKLHNQESSFSTDLLDAKYMLPVKLLDWCVQNTRRPQFLENIPKSLLDLVDKCLTVNPRLRISAEEALKHEFFASCHVAVRKQKLHRQGATLSSHAPTMSAT, translated from the exons ATGGAGACCGCCCCGCCGAGTTCTGAACTCAGGCTGCGATTCAGCACCACTCAACAAGCCGCCACAAACCACACCACCGCCGCGTGGCTCGTATTCGGTCTTATGCTCGGATTTCGCCGCCCTGTGCGGATCGAAGAACTGGCTTCCAAATGCTCGTTCCTTCATGATACACCTCATTACATACGGTTTCTTTGCTCGATTCCTAATTCTCCTCTTCTTTTGACTGCCGAAGGACTCGTGACCTTCTCTAATGCTGGATTCTTTGCTATCACTCAATTTTTTGCTAATTCGGATATGAATTCAGTACATTTCGATCCACCAGAATACGTTCTTCAGTCGCTGAAAGTTGTCGCTTCAAATGAATTAGCGAAGACCTATTGTAGGagaaggaagagaatgagaCCGGAGGTTGATAATCTCTCTGTGATGAAAAGGACAATATTCAAGGATTTTAGcg AGGAGGAGAATTCGGATCAAAGCGACAATGTGATGCCCAGCAGTTTTCAAAAT GAACAGTCAAAAGTTATATCCACAGCACCCATGCTGACAAATTCCATTTCGGAACAAGTAGTTCATGAAATTGAAAATAATGGACATGGAAATAAGGGGATGGATGATAGCTTTTTGCACTGGAACTGTTCTGGATGCACACATCCTGACTATGAGTTTTGTGATAGAATCCCGCTTCCACTCAAACCCTTGGTCATAGAACAGATAATGAAATCCATGCCTCCTCCAAGGTTCTCACGTCCACAACAAATTTTGGGCAGTTCAAATGTGAGCCAAGTTTGTAAAATTGATGCCACGAATTCTCTTTGTGGTGCCCTTGTTGGTTCTTCATCTCAGTTGGAATTAGATCAGCAGATAACAAATTCACGAGTAAAAAGAGAGGTTGCTGATGCTTGTGCCTCGTTTACCACGGATTTCAATGAGAAAGGGAAAGGACTATTATTAAGAGATTCTGGTAGATGCAGAGGGCATAAAGAAATTCTGCCACTTTGTAAATATGAATCTGGAAGTAAAAATGTGGCAGAAGCCAATCATGTGGCTCTTCTTCAGGACAAATCGAGAACAGAAGCGCATCTGCTGTGTGAGGAAGACACCCCAAATTCTGATGAAAAGAACGCACCGAGTTCTAGAAAAAATACTACCAGCCAGACCATGGAGAATTGCAAGCATATTGGTCATCATGCAGAGCCACAGAACATTAAAATAGAAAAGAAGCCAATCCCAGCCaagaaaaagttgaaaagcACCCTTGAccaaaatatgaatattaatttgagaattgaaACAGTAACAGAGAACAGGGAAAAGTCTTTCAACTCCTCCAGTAAGCTGGCACCTCAG AATGGTATTGAGAACAAACCATTTCCCAAATTCAAATCCTTTACTATAGAAGAAGAAGAGGGGTCAG GAGGTTATGGCACAGTTTACAAGGCAATAAGAAAATCTGACGGGGTTGCTTTCGCCATCAAAT gtCCTCATGTCAATGCTAATAGAAATCATGTGTACAACGAGTTAAAAATGCTGGAGAGATTTGG GGGAAAAAACTTTGTGATCAAATTCGAAGGTTCATTGAAGAATGGGAATTCAGATTGCCTTGTGTTGGAGCATGTTGAGCATGATAGACCTGAG GTGTTGAAGAAAGAAATAGATGTCTTTCAGCTGCAATGGTATGGCTATTGCATGTTTAGAGCCCTAGCTGGTTTGCACAAGCAA GGCATAGTTCATCGAGATGTTAAACCTGGAAACTTTCTTTTCTCCCGCAAGGTCAATAAAGGCTACCTCATTGATTTCAATCTTGCCTTG GATTTGCACAAAAAATTCGGGTCCACTG CTAATTCAAAGTCAGGGCATGGTGTAAACATCGATCATATTTCTCTTTCCCAAACAAAGTCTCTACCTGTGAAAAATAGGAATTTCCCCAATGGCAGGTTTCCCGAAGTCATCAGCCAGAATGCAGGAAAAGGCATGAAGCCCTTGCTACCAGCCAGCAATCTGAAAAGGAATATTGGCCAAGCAAAAATTTTCACTGGCACTTGCAGTAGGAACAACATCAAAAGCCAGGGTGCAGATGGCTCTGGGATAACTTCCGCAAAGGATCCAACTAGCACAAAAACCCAATCAGCAGAAAGGTTGAGAGAACCCATGCCAAACCAAGGTAGGAAAGAGTTGATAAACCTTGTGCAGGAAGCCTTGCAGGGTGGAAACAGTGAATCAGTAAATGCTCCCACTTCTAAGcgcaaaagagttgctgctccTCCTACAAATTTAGATAGAAAATTCTTTTATCCGACTCCAATGCCTTTCCATGTCTCTGAAGTGGTGATTGGTGGAGCAGGATTATTAAAGAATAGAG GTGAGAGAAAGAACAAACGAGAAGGTCCATGTGTGGGAACTAAAGGTTTTCGGGCTCCAGAG GTGCTGCTCAGATCTCCACATCAAGGTCCTAAAGTAGATATTTGGTCTGCTGGAGTAACTTTAATATACCTGATGATTGGACGAACACCTTTCGTTGGCGACCCTGACCA GAATATAAAAGAGATAGCAAAATTAAGGGGCAGTGAAGATCTCTGGGAAGTAGCCAAGCTACACAACCAGGAGTCATCATTTTCTACG GATTTACTCGACGCAAAATATATGTTGCCCGTAAAGCTTCTAGATTGGTGTGTACAGAATACACGAAGACCACAGTTCCTTGAAAACATACCCAAATCGCTTTTAGATTTGGTGGATAAATGTTTAACAGTTAATCCTCGGTTGAGGATCAGTGCAGAGGAAGCGCTCAAGCACGAGTTTTTTGCCTCATGTCATGTGGCTGTTAGAAAACAAAAACTGCATAGACAAGGCGCGACTCTCAGTTCTCATGCGCCAACAATGTCAGCCACATGA